The Canis lupus baileyi chromosome 11, mCanLup2.hap1, whole genome shotgun sequence genome includes a window with the following:
- the IL1RL1 gene encoding interleukin-1 receptor-like 1 isoform X1, whose translation MRLWVLALLTILEHYTAAKFSKSSWGLENEALIVRCPRQGKSRYPVDWYDSKTNKSITTQKRNRVFASGERLKFLPAKVKDSGIYTCIIRSSPTTNKTGYVNVTIYKKQPDCRIPDHLIYSTTYGSEKNSKIYCPTIDFYNWTAPVEWFKNCKVLQGPRFHIHRTFLLIDNATSKDTGDYTCRFMHNENGINYSVTATRSFVVQNKESLSWFPVILAPPQNETKEVEIGKPANILCSACFGKGSQMMSGVRWLVNRTTAQNFGEARIQEEREPNQSFSNEMTCQSTILRINDVREEDLSLRYDCLAQNLHGKIRHTIRLKWKSPIDKQSTYYILAGFSVLLMLINVMVIILKVFWIEVILLWRDIARPYKTKNDGKIYDAYVIYPRNYKNSPERASAVEYFVHQILPDVLENKCGYNLCIYGRDLLPGEDAATAVETNIRKSRRHIFILTPEITHSREFAYEQEIALHSALIQNDAKVILIELEALSKPGGLQFGELQDSLKHLVEVQGTIKWREDHVANKQSLNSKFWKHVRYHMPVPNRLPGKTSSLASLSAQGQ comes from the exons ATGAGACTTTGGGTCTTGGCACTTCTGACAATTCTTGAACATTACACAGCAGCTAAGTTTA GCAAATCATCTTGGGGGCTGGAAAATGAGGCTTTAATTGTGAGATGTCCTAGGCAAGGAAAGTCTCGGTATCCTGTGGATTGGTATGActcaaaaaccaacaaaagtatAACCACCCAGAAAAGAAATCGTGTATTCGCCTCCGGGGAACGTCTTAAGTTTCTCCCAGCCAAAGTCAAGGATTCTGGAATTTACACTTGCATTATCAGAAG TAGTCCTACCACCAATAAGACTGGATATGTGAACGtcaccatatataaaaaacaacCAGATTGCCGTATTCCAGATCATCTGATATATTCAACAACATATGgatcagaaaaaaattccaaaatatattgTCCTACAATTGACTTCTACAATTGGACAGCACCTGTTGAGTGGTTTAAG aattgCAAAGTTCTTCAAGGACCAAGGTTTCACATACACAGGACCTTTTTGCTGATTGACAATGCAACTAGCAAGGACACGGGTGATTATACATGCAGATTTATGCACAATGAAAATGGAATCAATTACAGCGTGACAGCAACCAGATCATTCGTTGTGCAAA ATAAGGAAAGCCTTTCTTGGTTTCCAGTAATTCTAGCGCCtccacaaaatgaaacaaaagaagtgGAAATTG GAAAACCAGCAAACATCCTCTGCTCTGCTTGCTTTGGGAAAGGCTCTCAGATGATGTCTGGCGTCCGGTGGTTGGTGAACAGAACTACAGCTCAGAACTTTGGTGAAGCAAGAATTCAAGAGGAACGGGAGCCAAATCAAAG TTTTAGCAATGAGATGACGTGTCAGAGCaccattttaagaataaatgacGTGAGAGAAGAGGATTTATCACTGCGGTATGACTGTCTGGCTCAGAATTTGCATGGCAAGATACGGCACACCATAAGACTAAAGTGGAAAAGTCCAA TTGACAAGCAAAGCACCTACTACATACTTGCGGGATTTAGCGTCTTGTTAATGCTAATCAATGTCATGGTGATAATATTAAAAGTGTTCTGGATTGAGGTTATTCTGCTCTGGAGAGACATAGCTAGACCTTACAAAACTAAGAATG ATGGAAAGATCTACGATGCTTATGTTATCTATCCACGGAACTATAAAAATAGTCCAGAGAGGGCCAGTGCTGTAGAGTACTTTGTCCACCAGATTTTGCCTGATGTTCTTGAAAATAAATGTGGCTATAACTTATGCATTTATGGGAGAGATCTGCTACCTGGAGAAG ATGCAGCCACCGCAGTGGAAACCAACATACGAAAGAGTAGGCGCCACATTTTTATCCTGACTCCTGAGATCACACACAGCAGGGAGTTTGCCTACGAGCAGGAGATCGCCCTGCACAGTGCCCTCATCCAGAACGACGCCAAGGTGATTCTTATAGAATTGGAGGCTCTGAGCAAGCCAGGTGGACTACAGTTTGGGGAGCTTCAAGATTCCCTCAAGCACCTTGTGGAAGTGCAAGGTACCATCAAGTGGAGGGAAGACCATGTGGCCAACAAACAGTCGCTGAATTCCAAATTCTGGAAGCATGTGAGGTACCACATGCCTGTGCCCAACAGACTGCCAGGGAAGACATCCAGTTTGGCTTCCCTGAGTGCCCAGGGGCAGTAG
- the IL1RL1 gene encoding interleukin-1 receptor-like 1 isoform X2, translating to MRLWVLALLTILEHYTAAKFSKSSWGLENEALIVRCPRQGKSRYPVDWYDSKTNKSITTQKRNRVFASGERLKFLPAKVKDSGIYTCIIRSSPTTNKTGYVNVTIYKKQPDCRIPDHLIYSTTYGSEKNSKIYCPTIDFYNWTAPVEWFKNCKVLQGPRFHIHRTFLLIDNATSKDTGDYTCRFMHNENGINYSVTATRSFVVQNKESLSWFPVILAPPQNETKEVEIGSQMMSGVRWLVNRTTAQNFGEARIQEEREPNQSFSNEMTCQSTILRINDVREEDLSLRYDCLAQNLHGKIRHTIRLKWKSPIDKQSTYYILAGFSVLLMLINVMVIILKVFWIEVILLWRDIARPYKTKNDGKIYDAYVIYPRNYKNSPERASAVEYFVHQILPDVLENKCGYNLCIYGRDLLPGEDAATAVETNIRKSRRHIFILTPEITHSREFAYEQEIALHSALIQNDAKVILIELEALSKPGGLQFGELQDSLKHLVEVQGTIKWREDHVANKQSLNSKFWKHVRYHMPVPNRLPGKTSSLASLSAQGQ from the exons ATGAGACTTTGGGTCTTGGCACTTCTGACAATTCTTGAACATTACACAGCAGCTAAGTTTA GCAAATCATCTTGGGGGCTGGAAAATGAGGCTTTAATTGTGAGATGTCCTAGGCAAGGAAAGTCTCGGTATCCTGTGGATTGGTATGActcaaaaaccaacaaaagtatAACCACCCAGAAAAGAAATCGTGTATTCGCCTCCGGGGAACGTCTTAAGTTTCTCCCAGCCAAAGTCAAGGATTCTGGAATTTACACTTGCATTATCAGAAG TAGTCCTACCACCAATAAGACTGGATATGTGAACGtcaccatatataaaaaacaacCAGATTGCCGTATTCCAGATCATCTGATATATTCAACAACATATGgatcagaaaaaaattccaaaatatattgTCCTACAATTGACTTCTACAATTGGACAGCACCTGTTGAGTGGTTTAAG aattgCAAAGTTCTTCAAGGACCAAGGTTTCACATACACAGGACCTTTTTGCTGATTGACAATGCAACTAGCAAGGACACGGGTGATTATACATGCAGATTTATGCACAATGAAAATGGAATCAATTACAGCGTGACAGCAACCAGATCATTCGTTGTGCAAA ATAAGGAAAGCCTTTCTTGGTTTCCAGTAATTCTAGCGCCtccacaaaatgaaacaaaagaagtgGAAATTG GCTCTCAGATGATGTCTGGCGTCCGGTGGTTGGTGAACAGAACTACAGCTCAGAACTTTGGTGAAGCAAGAATTCAAGAGGAACGGGAGCCAAATCAAAG TTTTAGCAATGAGATGACGTGTCAGAGCaccattttaagaataaatgacGTGAGAGAAGAGGATTTATCACTGCGGTATGACTGTCTGGCTCAGAATTTGCATGGCAAGATACGGCACACCATAAGACTAAAGTGGAAAAGTCCAA TTGACAAGCAAAGCACCTACTACATACTTGCGGGATTTAGCGTCTTGTTAATGCTAATCAATGTCATGGTGATAATATTAAAAGTGTTCTGGATTGAGGTTATTCTGCTCTGGAGAGACATAGCTAGACCTTACAAAACTAAGAATG ATGGAAAGATCTACGATGCTTATGTTATCTATCCACGGAACTATAAAAATAGTCCAGAGAGGGCCAGTGCTGTAGAGTACTTTGTCCACCAGATTTTGCCTGATGTTCTTGAAAATAAATGTGGCTATAACTTATGCATTTATGGGAGAGATCTGCTACCTGGAGAAG ATGCAGCCACCGCAGTGGAAACCAACATACGAAAGAGTAGGCGCCACATTTTTATCCTGACTCCTGAGATCACACACAGCAGGGAGTTTGCCTACGAGCAGGAGATCGCCCTGCACAGTGCCCTCATCCAGAACGACGCCAAGGTGATTCTTATAGAATTGGAGGCTCTGAGCAAGCCAGGTGGACTACAGTTTGGGGAGCTTCAAGATTCCCTCAAGCACCTTGTGGAAGTGCAAGGTACCATCAAGTGGAGGGAAGACCATGTGGCCAACAAACAGTCGCTGAATTCCAAATTCTGGAAGCATGTGAGGTACCACATGCCTGTGCCCAACAGACTGCCAGGGAAGACATCCAGTTTGGCTTCCCTGAGTGCCCAGGGGCAGTAG